Part of the Bacillus sp. THAF10 genome is shown below.
TTTCACCATCTGGGGGACTAGCGATCGGGGATTGCTCCTCTTGTTGTCTGCATTTACACTCTACAGGGACTAGCTTGCATTGCTGCGATTTCCACGCTTGTTGTCCTCATTCACCCTCTATGGAGACATCCTCTCTTCCGTTTCCTCGTTTGTTGTCCTCATTCACCCTCTATGAGGACATCCTCTCTTCCGTTTCCGCGTTTGTTGTCCTCATTCACCCTCTATGGGGACAACCTCCCTTCCGTTTCCTCGCTTGTTGTCCTCATTCACCCTCTATGAGGACAACCTCTCTTCCGTTTCCTCCTTTGTTGTCCTCATTCACCCTCTATGAGGACATCCTCTCTTCCGTTTCCTCACTTGTTGTCCTCATTCACCTTCTATGAGGACAACCTCTCTTCCGTTTCCACTCTTGTTGTCCTCATACAACCTCTATGAGGACATCCTCTCTTCTGTTTCCTCGTTTGTTGTCCTCATACAGCCTCTATGAGGACATCCTCTCTTCCGTTTCCTCACTTGTTGTCCTCATTCACCTTCTATGAGGACAACCTCTCTTCCGTTTCCACTCTTGTTGTCCTCATACAACCTCTATGAGGACATCCTCTCTTCTGTTTCCTCGTTTGTTGTCCTCATACAACCTCTATGAGGACAACCTCTCTTCCGTTTCCACTCTTGTTGTCCTCATTCACCCTCTATGAGGACATCTTCTCTTCCGTTTCCTCGTTTGTTGTCCTCATTCACCCTCTATGAGGACAACCTCTCTTCCGTTTCCTCGCTTGTTGTCCTCATACAACCTCTATGAGGACATCCTCTCTTCTGTTTCCTCGCTTGTTGTCCTCATACAACCTCTATGAGGACAACCCCTCTTACGTTTCCTCGTTTGTTGTCCTCATTCACCCTCTATGAGGACTACCTCTCTTCCGTTTCCTCGCTTGTTGTCCTCATACACCCTCTATGGGGACTACCTCTCTTCCGTTTCCACTCTTGTTGTCCTCATACAACCTCTATGGGGACAGCCTCTCTTCCGTTTCCTCGCTTGTTGTCCTCATTCACCCTCTATGGGGACAGCCTCTCTTCCGTTTCCTCCTTTGTTGTCCTCATTCACCCTCTATGGGGACATCCTCTCTTCCGTTCCCACGCTTGTTGTCCTCATACAACCTCAAACTAAAAAATCCCCACCTATCTGTGAAGGTGGGGCAAGGCATCTATTATTATTTCACCCAACCAAGGATCATCTCGCGGATGAGCTTGCTTGCGGTATTGGCAGTTTGTTCAGATGCATCATAAATTGGAGCAACCTCCACTAGGTCCGCTCCTACGACGTTCACATCTGATCCTGCAATGGCGTGGATGGATGCAAGCAGCTCACGGGATGTGATGCCTCCGCAGTCTACTGTTCCAGTACCAGGGGCATGTGCCGGGTCCAGCACGTCGATGTCGATTGTTACGTATACCGGGCGGCCCGCAAGTGACGGAAGCACTTCTTTTAACGGCTCGAGCACTTCGAACTTAGAAATGTGCATACCGACTTCCTTCGCCCACTGGAATTCCTCTCTCATACCAGAACGGATACCAAATGAATATACATTGGTTGGTCCAATTAAGTTTGCTGCTTTCTTAATTGGTGTCGAGTGAGAAAGTGGCTCCCCTTCGTAGTCGTCACGAAGGTCGGTGTGCGCGTCCATATGGATGATCGCTAGGTCTGGGTATTTTTTGTACATCGCCTTAATAACAGGCCAGGATACAAGATGCTCGCCACCCATTCCGAGTGGGAATTTCCCTTTTTCTAGCAGTCCATCAATATACTCTTCAATCATTTCAATGCTCTTTTGGGGATTTCCAAAAGGCAATGGAATGTCACCAGCATCAAAATATTTTACTTCTTCTAGTTCACGGTCTAAGTATGGGCTGTATTCCTCTAGGCCAATTGATACCTCGCGAATGCGGGACGGGCCAAAGCGGGAGCCTGGACGGTAGCTGACAGTCCAGTCCATTGGCATGCCGTAAATAACGGCCTGACTGTCCTCAAAGCTTGGGTGACTTTTGATAAATACGTTACCTGAGTATGCTTCATCAAAGCGCATAGGTGGTTTCCTCCTTTAGAAAGGGGGCCGCTATGCTGCAAGCCCCCTCTTTTTAAAAAATTATTTTACTAAGTCTGCAACAAATTTAGGCAGCGCGAATGCTGCTTTGTGCAATTCTTTTGTGTAGTATTTTGTATCGATTTCGTGGAAGCGGTCTTCGCTTACTTCTAATGGATCGTGCTTTTTAGAGCCGATTGTAAATGTCCACATACCACTTGGGTAAGTTGGGATGTTTGCAATGTAAAGACGTGTGATCGGGAAGATTTCACGAACATCACGTTGGACATTTGTGATAAGTTCTGGTGTGAACCAAGGGTTGTCCGTTTGCGCAACAAATACGCCGTCTTCTTTTAAAGCTTTAGAGATTCCTGCATAGAAGCCTTTTGTGAATAGGTTAACAGCTGGTCCAACAGGCTCTGTGGAATCAACCATGATTACGTCGTATTCGTTTTGGCTCTCTGCGATATGCATGAAGCCGTCGCCAACCTTCACTTCTACACGCTCGTTTTCAAGCTCTCCTGCAATCTCTGGAAGGTATTTTTTAGAGTACTCAATTACTTTTCCATCGATTTCTACAAGTGTTGCTTTTTTCACGCTAGGGTGCTTTAACACTTCACGGATTACTCCGCCGTCTCCCCCACCAACTACCAGCACGTTTTCTGGATTTGGGTGTGTGAAAAGTGGAACGTGCGCAACCATTTCGTGGTATACGAACTCGTCTTTTTGAGTCGTCATGACCATGCCATCTAAAATTAGCATGTTACCAAATTCCTCTGTTTCTACCATATCAAGCTTTTGAAATTCTGTCTGCTCTGTATGTAAAGTGCGTTTGATTTTCGCTGTGATTCCGAAGTTTTTTGTTTGATATTCTGTGTACCATAATTCCATTGTTGAACATTCCCTTCTCTTGTAAAAGTTTTTTATCAAGGCTACTATCTCTAAAATTGTTGCGATTAACCTAGAAAAAGTTGGTATTAGGACGTTTTCTAGTCATTAATCAATAAAAATTCATCACAAATTTAAATCTCCCACTACGAAAAGTGGAGTAAAGAGATTTTCAATAGACGAAGAGCAACAAATTTACGAAAACAGTTTCTATCTATTTGCGGCCAAAAGCGTAAATGTCTAATCTCCAAAAAAATGCTCGTTTT
Proteins encoded:
- the speB gene encoding agmatinase, which produces MRFDEAYSGNVFIKSHPSFEDSQAVIYGMPMDWTVSYRPGSRFGPSRIREVSIGLEEYSPYLDRELEEVKYFDAGDIPLPFGNPQKSIEMIEEYIDGLLEKGKFPLGMGGEHLVSWPVIKAMYKKYPDLAIIHMDAHTDLRDDYEGEPLSHSTPIKKAANLIGPTNVYSFGIRSGMREEFQWAKEVGMHISKFEVLEPLKEVLPSLAGRPVYVTIDIDVLDPAHAPGTGTVDCGGITSRELLASIHAIAGSDVNVVGADLVEVAPIYDASEQTANTASKLIREMILGWVK
- the speE gene encoding spermidine synthase, with the protein product MELWYTEYQTKNFGITAKIKRTLHTEQTEFQKLDMVETEEFGNMLILDGMVMTTQKDEFVYHEMVAHVPLFTHPNPENVLVVGGGDGGVIREVLKHPSVKKATLVEIDGKVIEYSKKYLPEIAGELENERVEVKVGDGFMHIAESQNEYDVIMVDSTEPVGPAVNLFTKGFYAGISKALKEDGVFVAQTDNPWFTPELITNVQRDVREIFPITRLYIANIPTYPSGMWTFTIGSKKHDPLEVSEDRFHEIDTKYYTKELHKAAFALPKFVADLVK